A window of Mangifera indica cultivar Alphonso chromosome 11, CATAS_Mindica_2.1, whole genome shotgun sequence contains these coding sequences:
- the LOC123228704 gene encoding probably inactive leucine-rich repeat receptor-like protein kinase At5g48380 → MAETHCLRSIKTSLEDPLKRLKWSFDAITASSVCSFVGVTCWSIDGSTIKILNINLTNMELKGQFPRGLKDCSSLVSLDLSGNHLSGPIPQDIEQISPYLVELDLSNNSFSGEIPSAIADLSYLNILLLDNNQLTGQIPPRISWLRRLRKFSVSNNMLSGPVPDFAVAVVPKESYTNNKGLCGGPLKPCGNHGNPLKFDLSFTSGFVLGYVTSVVSVITIFLSYCVPWLHVKKIIISRWRTQSKRTVADRVSKSPPRLPSLQDKCKKIHPWEEQITSLKLEDIKKATNNFSQNNVIGTGQTGTVHKQHSPMQINIVGLRGFCVESMERFLVYEYLSNGNLYEWLHPTDDGPSHRLEWPSRVKIATGVARALVSLNNFGIFHFDISSKCILIDHNLEPKLSNLKQAMQSAFNKEDVYSFGVVLLELISGKEPSTIEISHLSERFSMYSDDTIDKSLIGKGFDGEIFLFLRVACQCVQESSDQRPTMLQVYKKLCGVAKSYGLVDTPEIMIMPAEITAPAAGDECVEVNEITEVPY, encoded by the exons ATGGCAGAAACTCACTGCCTGAGATCTATTAAAACTTCCCTGGAAGACCCACTAAAACGCTTAAAGTGGAGCTTTGATGCCATTACAGCGAGTTCTGTTTGTAGCTTTGTTGGGGTTACTTGCTGGAGCATAGATGGAAGCACAATCAAGATACTAAATATTAATCTAACGAACATGGAGCTCAAAGGCCAGTTTCCTCGGGGACTCAAGGATTGCTCTAGTTTAGTGAGTCTAGACCTCTCAGGTAACCACCTTAGCGGACCAATCCCACAGGATATTGAGCAAATATCACCATATCTGGTTGAACTTGACCTGTCCAATAACAGCTTTTCTGGTGAAATCCCGTCAGCCATTGCTGATCTCAGTTATCTGAATATCCTTTTACTAGACAATAATCAGCTAACGGGTCAAATTCCCCCAAGAATTAGCTGGCTTCGACGGCTCCGGAAATTTAGTGTCTCTAACAATATGTTGTCAGGACCCGTGCCAGATTTTGCCGTTGCAGTTGTACCGAAGGAAAGCTACACCAACAACAAGGGACTTTGCGGAGGGCCGCTTAAACCTTGTGGAAATCACGGGAATCCATTGAAATTTGACCTTTCTTTCACAAGTGGTTTCGTGCTTGGTTATGTGACTTCTGTAGTTTCAGTTATCACTATTTTCTTGTCCTATTGTGTCCCTTGGCTACATGTAAAGAAGATTATAATAAGTAGATGGAGGACTCAAAGCAAGAGAACAGTTGCTGATAGGGTAAGCAAGTCACCACCACGTCTCCCGTCGCTTCAGGATAAGTGCAAAAAG ATTCATCCTTGGGAGGAACAGATTACAAGCCTGAAATTAGAAGATATCAAAAAGGCAACCAACAATTTTAGCCAAAATAATGTAATTGGGACGGGACAAACAGGGACAGTGCACAAGCAACACTCCCCAATG CAAATCAACATAGTTGGACTCCGGGGTTTCTGTGTGGAATCAATGGAAAGATTTCTTGTATACGAATATTTATCAAATGGAAACCTTTATGAATGGCTTCATCCAACAGATGATGGGCCAAGTCATAGACTGGAGTGGCCCTCGAGGGTGAAAATCGCAACAGGAGTGGCAAGAGCTTTGGTTTCTCTCAACAACTTTGGAATATTCCATTTTGACATAAGCTCCAAGTGCATCTTAATTGATCATAATTTGGAGCCCAAGTTATCAAATTTGAAGCAGGCCATGCAGTCGGCTTTTAATAAGGAGGATGTCTACAGCTTTGGAGTAGTGCTTCTTGAGCTCATCAGTGGTAAGGAGCCAAGTACAATTGAGATATCTCATTTATCAGAGAGATTTTCTATGTATTCTGATGATACCATCGATAAGTCTCTAATTGGTAAAGGATTTGATGGAGAGATCTTTCTGTTCCTTAGAGTTGCATGTCAGTGTGTTCAGGAATCGTCGGATCAGAGGCCAACAATGCTTCAAGTGTACAAAAAACTTTGTGGCGTTGCCAAAAGTTATGGCCTTGTTGATACTCCAGAGATAATGATTATGCCAGCTGAAATTACTGCACCAGCCGCTGGAGATGAATGCGTTGAAGTGAATGAAATAACAGAAGTGCCATACTGA